The DNA region GACGACAAATCGGGTACGGGAGTTGCATTTACAAGAAATCCGGCAACCGGAGAAAAAGAACTATACGGTGAATTTTTGATGAATGCCCAGGGAGAGGATATCGTTTCCGGAAAAAGAACGCCACAGCTAGGGAATGAAATATATATAAAAATTTGTTATATCATTGATGCAATTCGAGGAGATGAACTGGAAGGAAATCGAAAAACTTGATAAGGATACGATATTTTTTTTAACAATCGGCCCGATGGAAGAGCACGGCCCCCATCTTCCAGTCGGAACAGATTTTCTTATCGCAAAATTTGTGGAAAAGAAGGCGATGACGATTCTCGAAGAAAAAAAATTTAGTGTTGTTTCACTCCCTTCCCTCCCGATCGGCTGCTGCAGAATGGCTAGAGATTTTCCGGGGAGCATGTCAATCGACTGGAAAGCTGTAAGGGATATGCTGCATCAAATTTTTGTTTCCGCGGCAAAAATGAATTTTCGGAATATTATTGTATGCAATTTTCACATGGATTTGCATCACATAAAAGCAATTCATACGGCAATTGAAAAAGGAAAAAAAGAAGGCATGACAATATGCGAACCTTTTTCGTCATATTATTTCAAAGGAATGCTATGGCCTCCCCTTAATGGAGAAGGAGAGGTGCATGCAGACATGAAAGAGACATCTCTCGCCCTTGTTCTTTTTCCAGAACTTGTAAAGGAATGGAATGACCTTCCGCCGGTGAAAATAAAAATGGATGGACCGGATGCTTTGTTCAAAACAATGAAGGAAATGGGCGCAAAGGAAGGTTATGTTGGAAATCCTTCGATAGCAAACGAGGAATATGGAAAAAAGTTTCTGGAAAAAATTACAGACATATGTACCGAAACGGCAATGGCAATGCTTTCTGGAGAAGAACTTCCAGAACTTCCGACAAGAATAAAACTTTTACTCAGGTTCATAAAATGATGAAAGACGGTCATTGATGTAATCCAAGCAATCCTGAAGGCATTTTTTGTTATCCCATCTTTTTATTTGGTCACATTTTTCTTTTCTATCAAAATGTCTTTTTATGTTCGGTACGGCCCGTACAACGTTATCGACAATCGTCACATCAGCAGCCCTTGAAGTTCTAGAAAGAGGGTTGAGATCTATGGCGATAACTATTTTCCCCATTTTTTTAAGAGCTTCACATCTGTCCCCGTCCTCTAAAGGGACAAGTACAACGTCTGCAGAATAAATTCCTTCCGTACAGCATTTTCCCCTGTCGTGTTCTAAGCCCGGTATCCTTGCATCTGCTTCCATGCCGAGAATATTTTCACCTCCCACTTCCTCAAGAAATTTTATTATCTTTTTGACTCTCTCTTCAGTTCTGTGAAACAGATTGACTTCAATCCGTGCATTTGCCGCCTCTGCAAGCTCTATGCATTCCTTTCCAGCAAGAACGGCAACGTTCCCGTTTACTGATATTACCGCATTTTTGGCGATTTTAAAATAAGCAGCAGCAGCCCCGGCAGCCTCATCAGCAGGGTCTATAGTCTTTTCCCCTATCAGGTAATCAAATGCTTCCCCTCTCCCATGTGCAATCATGCCCGTTTCGTGTACCAGCCCTTTTCTCACTCCATCTGCTATTCTCTCCCTCATCATAAGGGACTGATAGCGGGGATGGCTTTTTGGAACGTACATATTGTATGCATGCATCTTACAATTTAAAATCTTGTCTTACAATTATTATAGACTTCCTTCACATATAATTCAGTTTTGGGTAGCAGAAATTTGAGTTGTCACTTTTAGCTTTTGATATATCAAAACCCCATCATGAATTTGTGGCAGGTATTCAGCCTCATATATGGTACGAATTATGCAAATTTAAAGTTTAAATAATGGAAG from Candidatus Thermoplasmatota archaeon includes:
- a CDS encoding creatininase family protein; its protein translation is MNWKEIEKLDKDTIFFLTIGPMEEHGPHLPVGTDFLIAKFVEKKAMTILEEKKFSVVSLPSLPIGCCRMARDFPGSMSIDWKAVRDMLHQIFVSAAKMNFRNIIVCNFHMDLHHIKAIHTAIEKGKKEGMTICEPFSSYYFKGMLWPPLNGEGEVHADMKETSLALVLFPELVKEWNDLPPVKIKMDGPDALFKTMKEMGAKEGYVGNPSIANEEYGKKFLEKITDICTETAMAMLSGEELPELPTRIKLLLRFIK
- a CDS encoding PEP/pyruvate-binding domain-containing protein, with the translated sequence DDKSGTGVAFTRNPATGEKELYGEFLMNAQGEDIVSGKRTPQLGNEIYIKICYIIDAIRGDELEGNRKT
- a CDS encoding 4-phosphopantoate--beta-alanine ligase, encoding MYVPKSHPRYQSLMMRERIADGVRKGLVHETGMIAHGRGEAFDYLIGEKTIDPADEAAGAAAAYFKIAKNAVISVNGNVAVLAGKECIELAEAANARIEVNLFHRTEERVKKIIKFLEEVGGENILGMEADARIPGLEHDRGKCCTEGIYSADVVLVPLEDGDRCEALKKMGKIVIAIDLNPLSRTSRAADVTIVDNVVRAVPNIKRHFDRKEKCDQIKRWDNKKCLQDCLDYINDRLSSFYEPE